The Novosphingobium terrae genome has a window encoding:
- a CDS encoding ABC-type transport auxiliary lipoprotein family protein, whose product MSKAMQAKARWIAPLMVAGMALSGCVSIGGGKSPAQLYTLTSDAKAPQGTQAAFKPADTLVVAEPDTDRGLATARMTVQVSPTSIAYMKDAFWVERPARLLRNLLAEDLRATGKRPVTLDEDGVGATRLDGRLLAMGYDAKSHSAVIRYDAVLHHANGEVTMRRFEVSEPDVSPNGGDLAQALNRAANTLAGQVAEWVG is encoded by the coding sequence ATGAGCAAGGCGATGCAGGCAAAAGCCCGGTGGATCGCGCCGCTGATGGTGGCGGGCATGGCGCTGAGCGGCTGCGTGAGCATTGGCGGCGGCAAGTCGCCCGCTCAGCTTTACACGCTGACGTCGGACGCCAAGGCACCTCAGGGCACGCAGGCGGCCTTCAAGCCCGCCGACACGCTGGTGGTGGCCGAGCCCGACACCGATCGCGGTCTGGCCACCGCGCGCATGACGGTTCAGGTGAGCCCGACCTCGATCGCCTATATGAAGGACGCCTTCTGGGTCGAGCGCCCTGCGCGCCTGCTGCGCAATCTGCTGGCCGAGGATCTGCGCGCCACCGGCAAGCGCCCCGTCACGCTGGATGAGGATGGCGTGGGCGCCACCCGCCTCGACGGGCGCCTGCTGGCGATGGGTTACGATGCGAAGAGCCACTCGGCGGTGATCCGCTATGATGCGGTGCTGCACCATGCCAATGGCGAGGTGACGATGCGCCGTTTCGAAGTGAGTGAGCCCGATGTCTCGCCCAATGGCGGCGATCTGGCTCAGGCGCTGAACCGCGCGGCCAACACGCTGGCCGGGCAGGTTGCGGAGTGGGTTGGCTGA
- a CDS encoding 7-carboxy-7-deazaguanine synthase QueE, translating into MLALATITPGKPEIFAALQGEGASIGRPCVFLRLSRCNLACQWCDTAYTWHFEGDNRPHKDGIAFSRTDNQVTWSEEETANRIKELGGHLPFPRLVITGGEPLLQGPALVKLLAHLPGWRIEIESNGTVAPSPKLDPLIAQFNISPKLAHSGNPADLALPPARLDAWAAEPRAWFKFVVATPDDVEQVRALAAVHAIPAERIFLMAEGRDSATLRSRQIWLADLCMELGYSLTDRLHIHLSGDTRGT; encoded by the coding sequence ATGCTCGCGCTGGCTACGATAACTCCCGGGAAACCGGAGATTTTTGCCGCGTTGCAAGGTGAAGGGGCGTCCATCGGGCGCCCCTGCGTCTTCCTGCGCCTGTCGCGCTGCAATCTGGCCTGCCAGTGGTGCGACACCGCCTACACCTGGCATTTCGAGGGCGACAACCGCCCGCACAAGGACGGCATCGCCTTCTCCCGCACCGACAATCAGGTGACGTGGAGCGAGGAGGAAACCGCCAACCGCATCAAGGAATTGGGCGGCCATCTGCCTTTCCCGCGCCTGGTCATCACCGGCGGCGAGCCGCTGCTGCAAGGCCCGGCGCTGGTCAAGCTGCTGGCCCATCTGCCCGGCTGGCGCATCGAGATCGAGAGCAACGGCACCGTCGCGCCTTCCCCCAAGCTCGATCCGCTGATCGCCCAGTTCAACATCAGCCCGAAGCTGGCCCATTCCGGCAACCCCGCCGATCTGGCCCTGCCCCCCGCGCGGCTCGACGCATGGGCAGCGGAACCGCGCGCCTGGTTCAAATTCGTGGTCGCCACGCCCGATGATGTCGAGCAGGTGCGCGCGCTGGCCGCCGTTCACGCCATCCCTGCCGAGCGCATCTTCCTGATGGCCGAGGGCCGCGACAGCGCCACCTTACGCAGCCGCCAGATCTGGCTGGCCGACCTTTGCATGGAATTGGGATACAGCCTGACAGACCGGCTACACATCCATCTCTCAGGCGATACAAGGGGTACATGA
- a CDS encoding ABC transporter ATP-binding protein, producing MSEEAAVATEARDPSDDDAIIRIEGLVNRFGDHAVHDGLSLTMRRGEILGVVGGSGTGKSVLMRSIIGLQPYTEGTVEVLGQNMGEACNEDVDIRSRWGVLFQGGALFSTLTVAENVLVPLREFYPKMSEELFHEIACLKVMLSGLPAEAAAKYPSELSGGMRKRAGLARALALDPELLFLDEPTAGLDPISAAGFDNLIKELHETLGLGVFLITHDLDTLHEICDRVAVLADKKVIAVGTIPELMKSDHPWIQEYFAGPRGRAALASREPDGNKHPPAKAMDSNPGSKA from the coding sequence ATGAGCGAGGAGGCTGCCGTCGCCACCGAGGCTCGCGACCCGAGCGACGATGACGCGATCATCCGCATCGAGGGGCTGGTCAACCGCTTCGGCGATCATGCCGTGCATGACGGATTGTCGCTCACCATGCGGCGGGGCGAAATTCTGGGCGTGGTCGGCGGGTCGGGCACGGGCAAATCGGTGCTGATGCGCTCGATCATCGGCCTCCAGCCCTATACCGAAGGCACGGTCGAGGTGCTGGGCCAGAACATGGGCGAGGCCTGCAACGAGGATGTCGATATCCGCAGCCGCTGGGGCGTGCTGTTTCAGGGCGGCGCGCTGTTCTCCACGCTGACGGTGGCGGAAAATGTGCTAGTGCCGCTGCGCGAATTCTATCCGAAGATGTCGGAAGAGCTGTTTCATGAGATCGCCTGCCTCAAGGTGATGCTCTCGGGCCTTCCGGCTGAGGCGGCAGCCAAATATCCTTCCGAACTGTCTGGCGGCATGCGCAAGCGTGCGGGTCTGGCCCGCGCTCTGGCGCTCGATCCCGAACTGCTGTTCCTCGATGAGCCGACCGCAGGCCTCGATCCGATCAGCGCGGCGGGTTTCGACAACCTCATCAAGGAATTGCACGAGACTTTGGGGTTGGGGGTCTTCCTCATCACCCACGATCTCGACACGCTGCATGAGATCTGTGACCGCGTCGCGGTGCTGGCCGACAAGAAGGTCATCGCCGTGGGCACGATCCCGGAGCTGATGAAAAGCGATCACCCCTGGATTCAGGAATATTTCGCCGGGCCACGCGGCAGAGCAGCTCTCGCCAGCCGCGAACCGGACGGCAACAAACACCCGCCTGCCAAGGCAATGGACAGCAACCCCGGCAGCAAGGCATAG
- a CDS encoding valine--tRNA ligase: MTEESSQTLSADVGAAALDKTFDPTGIEAKWYAHWEQGGLFRPARPDAAPFTIVNPPPNVTGSLHIGHALDNTLQDIVIRYERLRGKDALWVVGTDHAGIATQMVVERQMEARQDKRTNYTREAFIAKVWEWKAESGGTITGQLRRLGCSMDWSREQFTMDPHFTGAVVKVFVDLYNQGLIYRDKRLVNWDPKLKTAISDLEVETQEIQGHFWHFRYPLADGVTLADGRDHIVVATTRPETMLADMAVAVNGEDPRYQSVIGKYVKLPITGRLVPIVADDHADPELGSGAVKITPGHDFNDFEVGRRAGIAAGDMLNMFDADANVVQVTDGLIPAEYLGLHRFKRDGVDGAREAVVAAMKALGLLVQHPGKADAEGNVPMLDAEARTIQTPFGDRGGVVIEPWLTDQWYVNAAELAKAPIEAVKTGAIEIVPKSWEKTYFNWMDNIQPWCVSRQLWWGHQIPAWYGDDGQCYVAETEAAAQAKAGPGVVLTRDSDVLDTWFSSALWPFATLGWPDQTPEMVARHYPNDLLISGFDILFFWCARMAMQGMHFMGDVPWKRLYLHGLVRASDGQKMSKSKGNVVDPLGLIDKYGADALRFFMAAMESQGRDVKMDEKRVEGYRNFATKLWNAARFCQSNGITGSTSVAAPAATSAVNKWIIGEVVETLAAIDKAMEDMRFDAAAAAIYRLVWNQFCDWYIELIKGQFDAETKAVAGWVLDQILVMLHPFMPFVTEELWEKLGTRDAALIVSAWPKPEASVDAEAQREVEWLIALIGNLRGAKVELGLAPGARLEAYLPEPSAATRGIIERNPGAIDRLARLSSIHFAPAPAGAAMQVGAGDASLIVPLEGLIDVAAEKARLAKAMAVSQKERDSLDKRLSNPAFVEKAKPEAIDKARADHAHHAAEAERLAAALARLG, translated from the coding sequence ATGACCGAGGAATCCAGCCAGACGCTATCAGCCGACGTGGGCGCCGCCGCGCTTGACAAGACCTTCGACCCCACCGGGATCGAGGCCAAATGGTATGCCCATTGGGAACAGGGCGGCCTGTTCCGCCCCGCGCGCCCCGATGCCGCGCCCTTCACCATCGTCAACCCGCCGCCCAACGTCACGGGCAGCCTGCATATCGGCCATGCGCTGGACAACACGCTGCAGGACATCGTGATCCGTTACGAGCGCCTGCGCGGCAAGGACGCCCTGTGGGTGGTGGGCACCGACCATGCGGGCATCGCCACGCAGATGGTGGTCGAGCGCCAGATGGAGGCCCGTCAGGACAAGCGCACCAACTACACCCGCGAGGCCTTCATCGCGAAGGTGTGGGAGTGGAAGGCTGAATCCGGCGGCACGATCACCGGCCAGCTGCGCCGTCTGGGCTGCTCGATGGACTGGTCGCGCGAGCAGTTCACCATGGACCCGCATTTCACCGGCGCGGTGGTGAAGGTCTTCGTGGACCTCTACAATCAGGGGCTGATCTATCGCGACAAGCGTCTGGTCAACTGGGACCCCAAGCTGAAGACCGCGATTTCCGACCTTGAGGTGGAAACGCAGGAAATTCAGGGCCATTTCTGGCACTTCCGCTATCCGCTGGCCGATGGCGTCACGCTGGCCGATGGCCGCGATCATATCGTGGTGGCCACCACCCGCCCCGAAACCATGCTGGCCGATATGGCTGTCGCAGTGAATGGCGAGGACCCGCGCTATCAGTCGGTGATCGGCAAGTATGTGAAGCTGCCGATCACGGGCCGTCTGGTGCCCATCGTGGCCGACGACCATGCCGACCCCGAGCTGGGCAGCGGCGCGGTGAAGATCACCCCGGGCCATGATTTCAACGACTTCGAGGTAGGCCGCCGCGCGGGGATTGCCGCTGGCGACATGCTCAACATGTTCGACGCCGACGCCAATGTGGTGCAGGTAACGGACGGGCTGATCCCTGCCGAATACCTCGGCCTGCACCGCTTCAAGCGCGATGGCGTGGATGGCGCGCGTGAGGCTGTCGTCGCCGCGATGAAGGCGCTGGGCCTGCTGGTGCAGCACCCCGGCAAGGCGGACGCCGAGGGCAATGTGCCCATGCTGGACGCCGAGGCCCGCACCATCCAGACGCCCTTTGGCGACCGTGGCGGCGTGGTGATCGAGCCCTGGCTGACCGATCAGTGGTATGTGAATGCCGCCGAGCTGGCCAAGGCCCCGATCGAAGCCGTGAAGACCGGCGCCATCGAGATCGTGCCCAAGAGCTGGGAAAAGACCTATTTCAACTGGATGGACAACATCCAGCCGTGGTGCGTCAGCCGCCAGCTGTGGTGGGGTCACCAGATCCCGGCGTGGTATGGCGACGATGGCCAGTGCTATGTCGCGGAAACCGAAGCGGCGGCTCAGGCCAAGGCTGGGCCCGGCGTGGTGCTGACGCGCGATTCCGACGTGCTCGACACATGGTTCTCCTCCGCCCTGTGGCCCTTCGCCACGCTGGGCTGGCCGGATCAGACGCCGGAGATGGTGGCGCGCCACTATCCCAACGATCTGCTGATCTCGGGCTTTGACATTCTGTTCTTCTGGTGCGCCCGCATGGCAATGCAGGGGATGCATTTCATGGGCGATGTCCCTTGGAAGCGCCTCTATCTGCATGGTCTGGTCCGCGCTTCGGACGGGCAGAAGATGTCCAAGTCCAAGGGCAATGTCGTCGATCCGCTGGGTCTGATCGACAAGTATGGCGCCGACGCTTTGCGCTTCTTCATGGCCGCGATGGAATCGCAGGGCCGCGATGTGAAGATGGATGAAAAGCGCGTCGAGGGTTATCGCAACTTCGCCACCAAGCTGTGGAATGCCGCGCGTTTCTGCCAGTCGAACGGCATCACCGGCAGCACGTCGGTGGCCGCTCCGGCTGCCACCTCGGCGGTGAACAAGTGGATCATCGGCGAGGTGGTCGAGACGCTGGCCGCTATCGACAAGGCAATGGAGGACATGCGTTTCGACGCCGCCGCCGCCGCCATCTACCGCCTGGTCTGGAACCAGTTCTGCGACTGGTATATCGAACTCATCAAGGGTCAGTTCGACGCGGAAACCAAGGCCGTGGCAGGCTGGGTGCTCGACCAGATTCTGGTCATGCTCCACCCCTTCATGCCCTTCGTGACCGAGGAGCTGTGGGAGAAGCTGGGCACGCGCGATGCGGCGCTGATCGTCTCGGCATGGCCCAAGCCCGAAGCCAGCGTGGATGCCGAGGCCCAGCGCGAGGTCGAATGGCTGATCGCGCTGATCGGCAATCTGCGCGGCGCCAAGGTGGAGCTGGGTCTGGCCCCCGGCGCGCGCCTCGAAGCCTATCTGCCCGAGCCGAGCGCCGCCACGCGCGGCATCATCGAGCGCAACCCCGGTGCCATCGACCGTCTGGCCCGCCTCTCTTCCATCCACTTCGCCCCCGCCCCTGCCGGCGCGGCGATGCAGGTGGGCGCGGGTGACGCCAGCCTGATCGTGCCGCTGGAAGGGCTGATCGACGTGGCCGCCGAAAAGGCGCGCCTCGCCAAGGCCATGGCCGTTTCGCAGAAGGAGCGGGATTCGCTCGACAAGCGCCTGTCGAACCCCGCCTTCGTGGAAAAGGCCAAGCCCGAGGCCATCGACAAGGCCCGCGCCGACCATGCCCATCACGCGGCAGAGGCCGAGCGTTTGGCGGCGGCGCTGGCGCGGCTGGGGTGA
- a CDS encoding MlaD family protein — protein sequence METRANHVWVGAVTLALLALVAGAFIWMAHLSKDKQDVYDIYFPQSVDGLAKGSTVNYAGVPAGMISEIELWKRDPSYVRVRISLDHKIPILEGTTATIQGSFTGVSNIQLAGGVKGRPPISEIGPDGVPVIPTKRSGLGELLTNAPLLMERLATLTEKLGNMLTDENQKHLAGILKNTDRLTGNLADASPQLRQTLTNLNATLAGAKDAVAEFQSVAANANKQLDPNGPSIVHHVNDTLNAAQHAAESLQAELDAARPATTRLSTDTLPQAEAAIRDLRATTKALRAITEKLDSQGGAALLAAPKVPVYKP from the coding sequence ATGGAAACGCGCGCCAATCATGTCTGGGTAGGGGCCGTCACGCTGGCGCTGCTGGCCCTTGTGGCCGGTGCCTTCATCTGGATGGCGCATCTCTCCAAGGACAAGCAGGATGTCTATGACATCTACTTCCCGCAATCGGTGGACGGTCTGGCCAAGGGTTCGACGGTCAATTACGCGGGCGTTCCGGCAGGGATGATCTCCGAGATCGAGCTGTGGAAGCGCGATCCCTCCTATGTCCGCGTGCGCATTTCGCTGGATCACAAGATCCCCATTCTGGAGGGCACCACCGCCACGATCCAGGGCAGCTTTACCGGTGTCTCGAACATCCAGCTGGCCGGTGGCGTGAAGGGCCGCCCGCCCATCAGCGAGATTGGCCCCGATGGCGTGCCGGTGATCCCCACCAAGCGTTCGGGGCTGGGCGAGCTGCTGACCAACGCGCCGCTGCTGATGGAGCGTCTGGCCACGCTGACCGAAAAGCTGGGCAACATGCTCACGGATGAGAACCAGAAGCATCTGGCCGGCATCCTCAAGAACACCGACCGGCTGACCGGCAATCTGGCCGATGCCTCGCCGCAATTGCGCCAGACGCTGACCAACCTCAACGCCACGCTGGCCGGGGCCAAGGATGCCGTGGCTGAGTTTCAGTCGGTGGCGGCCAACGCCAACAAGCAGCTTGATCCCAATGGCCCGTCCATCGTGCATCATGTGAATGACACGCTGAACGCGGCGCAGCATGCGGCAGAATCGCTTCAGGCCGAGCTGGATGCCGCCCGCCCGGCCACCACGCGCCTGTCGACCGACACGCTGCCTCAGGCCGAAGCCGCGATCCGCGATCTGCGCGCCACCACCAAGGCGCTGCGCGCCATCACCGAGAAACTCGACTCCCAGGGCGGAGCGGCTCTGCTCGCCGCGCCCAAGGTGCCGGTCTATAAGCCATGA
- a CDS encoding MlaE family ABC transporter permease, translated as MTASAQFTLEDQADGAARLVLSGRLVVSTLTSVESKLRAVDAASVVDISGLEEVDTVGAWIVYRLSRDLDAPIEGASPEAERLIEAVKDTPDDTQTVPPEEPLLTKVPAEVGTAVLGGINGTQQALSFLGAVVLAIFRVIRNPSRLRVTALVRQLQLVGVDALFIIGMMSFLVGIVIAQQGAVQLQQFGAEIYTINLTGRLALRELGVLMTAIMVAGRSGSAFAAQIGTMKLTEEVDAMRTIGVDPMEALVLPRVIACVVMLTLLGFYSSVISIIGGAVLGQLALGIPFITFLSRIKEVVPVLDLWVGLIKGPVFGLIIGMTGCYQGMKVEGNSEEVGLRTTKAVVEGIFMVIVLDAFFAVFFSKIGWL; from the coding sequence ATGACCGCCTCCGCGCAATTCACCCTTGAAGATCAGGCCGATGGCGCGGCCCGTCTGGTGCTGAGCGGGCGGCTGGTTGTCTCCACGCTGACCTCGGTCGAGAGCAAACTGCGCGCCGTGGATGCGGCCAGCGTGGTGGATATTTCGGGGCTTGAGGAAGTCGATACGGTGGGCGCCTGGATCGTCTACCGCCTGTCGCGCGATCTCGATGCCCCTATCGAGGGCGCGAGTCCCGAGGCCGAGCGCCTGATCGAGGCGGTGAAGGACACGCCCGACGACACGCAGACCGTCCCGCCCGAAGAACCGCTGCTCACCAAAGTGCCCGCCGAAGTCGGCACGGCAGTGCTGGGCGGCATCAACGGCACGCAGCAGGCGCTCAGCTTTCTGGGCGCGGTGGTGCTGGCGATCTTCCGGGTGATCCGCAATCCCTCACGGCTGCGGGTAACGGCGCTGGTGCGCCAGTTGCAGCTCGTCGGCGTCGATGCTCTCTTCATCATCGGCATGATGAGCTTTCTGGTCGGCATCGTGATCGCCCAGCAGGGCGCGGTGCAGCTGCAGCAGTTCGGCGCGGAAATCTACACCATCAATCTGACGGGCCGCCTTGCCCTGCGTGAGCTTGGCGTGCTGATGACCGCCATCATGGTCGCGGGCCGTTCGGGCAGCGCCTTTGCCGCGCAGATCGGCACGATGAAGCTGACCGAGGAGGTGGATGCCATGCGCACCATCGGCGTCGATCCGATGGAGGCGCTGGTGCTGCCGCGCGTCATCGCCTGCGTGGTGATGCTCACCTTGCTGGGCTTCTATTCCTCGGTGATCTCGATCATTGGCGGCGCGGTGCTGGGGCAGCTGGCGCTGGGCATTCCCTTCATCACCTTCCTCTCGCGCATCAAGGAGGTGGTGCCGGTGCTGGACCTGTGGGTCGGGCTGATCAAGGGGCCGGTCTTCGGCCTGATCATCGGCATGACCGGCTGCTATCAGGGCATGAAGGTCGAGGGCAATTCGGAAGAGGTAGGCCTGCGCACCACCAAGGCGGTGGTGGAGGGCATCTTCATGGTCATCGTGCTGGACGCTTTCTTCGCGGTCTTCTTCTCCAAGATCGGCTGGCTATGA
- the rpsU gene encoding 30S ribosomal protein S21 encodes MQILVRDNNVDQALRALKKKLQREGVYREMKLRRHFEKPSEKRAREKAAAVRRARKLERKRQERDGVK; translated from the coding sequence ATGCAGATTCTCGTCCGCGATAATAACGTCGATCAAGCCCTGCGCGCGCTCAAGAAGAAGCTGCAGCGTGAAGGCGTTTATCGTGAGATGAAGCTGCGCCGCCACTTCGAGAAGCCCTCGGAGAAGCGCGCCCGCGAAAAGGCCGCTGCCGTGCGCCGCGCCCGCAAGCTGGAGCGCAAGCGCCAGGAGCGCGACGGCGTCAAGTAA
- a CDS encoding HAD-IA family hydrolase: MSGAIRLAVFDCDGTLVDGQHEICAAMDEAFLALGLRPPAHGAVRRAVGLSLPQTMRHLASEEGIEIQTALVEAYKTAYRTARAEGRVSEPIFAGIRLLLDQLREEGWDLGVATGKSMRGLLHCLQVNALSDHFVTLQTADNHPSKPHPAMLQAALDQAMALPADAVMIGDTTYDIAMARSAGVRAVGVAWGYHPASELIAAGAEAVAMTPADLKDILG; this comes from the coding sequence ATGAGTGGCGCAATCCGTCTGGCCGTCTTCGATTGCGACGGCACGCTGGTCGATGGCCAGCACGAGATCTGCGCGGCGATGGATGAGGCTTTCCTTGCCCTCGGCCTGCGCCCGCCTGCCCATGGCGCGGTAAGGCGCGCGGTGGGGCTCAGCCTGCCGCAGACGATGCGCCACCTCGCCAGCGAGGAAGGCATCGAGATCCAGACCGCGCTGGTCGAGGCCTATAAGACCGCCTATCGCACCGCCCGCGCCGAAGGCCGGGTGAGCGAGCCGATCTTTGCCGGCATCCGCCTGCTGCTCGATCAATTGCGTGAGGAAGGCTGGGATCTGGGCGTGGCCACCGGCAAGAGCATGCGCGGGCTGCTGCATTGCCTGCAGGTCAATGCGCTGAGCGATCATTTCGTCACCTTGCAGACGGCGGACAATCACCCCTCCAAGCCGCACCCCGCCATGCTGCAGGCCGCGCTGGATCAGGCGATGGCCCTGCCCGCCGATGCGGTGATGATCGGCGACACCACCTATGACATCGCCATGGCCCGTTCGGCGGGCGTGCGCGCGGTGGGCGTGGCCTGGGGCTATCACCCGGCCAGCGAGCTGATCGCCGCCGGGGCCGAGGCCGTCGCCATGACCCCCGCCGATTTGAAGGATATTCTGGGTTGA
- a CDS encoding ATP12 family chaperone protein has product MKRFYKEVSVEPTDAGFGVRLDGRAVKTVGGRPQVVPSKALAQAMAAEWAGQGEEIDTRVFLLRDMADYALDVVAADPTEAMRALVPYAETDTLCYRADPDEAVWQRQQAVWEPILTGAEARYGLRFERVSGIIARPQPAETMARVEDLLAGKDAFALAALRNLAGLAASLVTGLLALEEDADLAALWDAAHLEENWQIELWGSDYEAEQRQEKRRAAFMAAAEFARLARG; this is encoded by the coding sequence TTGAAGCGTTTCTACAAAGAGGTTTCGGTTGAGCCCACCGATGCCGGTTTCGGCGTGCGGCTCGATGGCCGCGCCGTGAAGACCGTGGGCGGCCGCCCGCAGGTGGTGCCCAGCAAGGCTCTGGCGCAGGCCATGGCGGCGGAATGGGCGGGCCAAGGCGAGGAGATCGACACGCGCGTCTTCCTGCTGCGCGATATGGCCGATTACGCGCTGGATGTGGTCGCCGCCGATCCCACCGAGGCGATGCGCGCGCTGGTGCCCTACGCCGAGACCGACACGCTGTGCTACCGCGCCGATCCCGATGAGGCGGTGTGGCAGCGCCAGCAGGCGGTGTGGGAGCCGATCCTGACCGGCGCCGAGGCCCGCTATGGCCTGCGCTTCGAGCGCGTCTCCGGCATCATCGCCAGGCCCCAGCCCGCCGAGACCATGGCGCGGGTGGAGGATCTGCTGGCGGGCAAGGATGCCTTTGCTCTGGCGGCGCTGCGCAATCTGGCCGGGCTTGCCGCCTCGCTGGTGACGGGCCTGCTGGCGCTGGAAGAGGATGCCGATCTGGCCGCCCTGTGGGATGCCGCCCATCTGGAGGAAAACTGGCAGATCGAACTCTGGGGCAGCGACTACGAGGCCGAGCAGCGTCAGGAAAAGCGCCGCGCCGCCTTCATGGCCGCAGCCGAGTTCGCCAGACTGGCACGGGGCTAA
- a CDS encoding FMN-binding negative transcriptional regulator produces the protein MHPNPAFRLHGKPEDDRALMERLITEVGFGMIFAATPDGPRLAHTPLRSTGDGAVQFHLARGNALSRYLGGVDALAVVNGPDAYVSPRWYGDDPSQVPTWNYVALELEGPVRRMEEDGLVDLLEALSAREEARLPEPAWTMDKLDGDLRHRMLSAIVGFEMEVRAWRPTFKLSQNKNEAQRTGVIEGLEETGARAMAEMMRGLG, from the coding sequence ATGCATCCCAACCCCGCCTTCCGCCTGCATGGGAAACCCGAGGATGATCGCGCGCTGATGGAGCGCCTGATCACCGAGGTCGGCTTCGGCATGATCTTCGCCGCCACGCCCGATGGCCCGCGCCTGGCGCATACGCCGCTGCGCTCCACCGGCGACGGGGCGGTGCAGTTCCATCTGGCGCGCGGCAATGCCTTGTCGCGTTATCTGGGCGGGGTGGATGCACTGGCGGTGGTGAACGGGCCTGACGCCTATGTCTCGCCGCGCTGGTATGGTGACGATCCCTCTCAGGTGCCGACTTGGAACTATGTCGCGCTGGAGCTGGAAGGCCCCGTGCGGCGCATGGAGGAAGACGGGCTGGTCGATCTGCTCGAAGCGCTGTCCGCGCGGGAAGAAGCCCGTCTGCCCGAACCGGCATGGACGATGGACAAGCTGGATGGCGATCTGCGCCACCGCATGCTCTCGGCCATTGTCGGTTTCGAGATGGAGGTGCGGGCCTGGCGTCCCACCTTCAAGCTCTCGCAGAACAAGAATGAGGCGCAGCGCACGGGTGTGATCGAGGGGCTCGAAGAAACCGGCGCGCGCGCCATGGCGGAAATGATGCGGGGTTTGGGATGA
- a CDS encoding RluA family pseudouridine synthase: protein MTKDNTKTPRQHQSADTVRQFTVGPDDNDIRLDRWFKRHLPQVGFATISRWARTGQIRVDGKRSAPEDRLTTGQVLRVPPGDTHAPGAGTGKGVKARKPLTDAQLELADAIVLHRDPSAIVINKPPGLATQGGSGTYEHVDGLLDAYAPDGPRPRLVHRLDKDTSGALLVAATPGSAAYFSKRFSSRQATKVYWALVTGVPSIDEGLIDLPLAKQPGTGGEKMMVDHSEQGQPSKSRYRVIDRAGNSACWMELQPLTGRTHQLRVHLAAIGHPIVGDGKYGGQDAFLTGSISRKMHLHARRIIIDHPDGTPLDVTAPLPEHFAASLAQLGFNEDDGEFIPDPSGELSRDEEKSIAKAHAKQYRKERRGERRGRAENGRARTDAQPRKAVPGKARPGGVKLGKGSKVAPKTAAPKAASAKPASAPRSGASRPAGGKPAAPRKPSAPRGGPKSR, encoded by the coding sequence ATGACCAAGGATAATACGAAAACGCCCCGCCAGCACCAGAGCGCCGACACCGTGCGCCAATTCACCGTGGGGCCCGACGACAATGACATCCGGCTGGATCGCTGGTTCAAGCGCCATCTGCCGCAGGTGGGCTTTGCCACCATCAGCCGCTGGGCGCGCACCGGCCAGATTCGCGTGGACGGCAAGCGCAGCGCGCCCGAAGACCGCCTGACCACCGGGCAGGTGCTGCGCGTGCCGCCGGGCGACACCCACGCCCCCGGCGCCGGAACCGGCAAGGGCGTCAAGGCGCGCAAGCCTCTGACCGACGCTCAGCTCGAACTGGCCGATGCCATCGTGCTGCACCGCGACCCCAGCGCCATCGTGATCAACAAGCCCCCGGGTCTGGCCACGCAGGGCGGCAGCGGCACCTATGAGCATGTCGACGGCCTGCTCGACGCCTATGCCCCCGACGGCCCGCGTCCCCGCCTTGTGCATCGCCTCGACAAGGACACCAGCGGCGCTCTGCTGGTCGCCGCCACGCCGGGCAGCGCGGCCTATTTCTCGAAGCGCTTTTCCTCGCGTCAGGCCACCAAGGTCTATTGGGCGCTGGTGACGGGCGTGCCCAGCATCGATGAAGGCCTGATCGACCTGCCGCTCGCCAAGCAGCCGGGCACCGGCGGCGAGAAGATGATGGTCGACCATTCCGAGCAGGGCCAGCCCTCCAAGAGCCGCTACCGCGTGATCGACCGCGCAGGCAACAGCGCCTGCTGGATGGAGCTGCAGCCGCTGACGGGCCGCACCCATCAGCTGCGCGTCCATCTGGCCGCCATCGGCCACCCTATCGTGGGCGACGGCAAGTATGGCGGTCAGGATGCCTTCCTGACCGGCAGCATCAGCCGCAAGATGCATCTGCATGCCCGCCGCATCATCATCGATCACCCGGACGGCACCCCGCTGGATGTGACGGCCCCCCTGCCCGAGCATTTCGCGGCCAGCCTGGCCCAGCTCGGCTTCAACGAGGATGATGGCGAGTTCATCCCCGATCCCTCGGGCGAGCTGTCGCGCGACGAGGAAAAGTCGATCGCCAAGGCCCATGCCAAGCAATACCGCAAGGAACGCCGCGGCGAGCGCCGTGGCCGCGCGGAAAATGGCCGCGCCCGCACCGATGCCCAACCGCGCAAGGCCGTGCCCGGCAAGGCCCGCCCGGGCGGCGTGAAGCTCGGCAAGGGCAGCAAGGTTGCGCCCAAGACGGCTGCCCCCAAGGCAGCCTCAGCCAAGCCTGCCTCTGCGCCTCGCAGCGGCGCTTCGCGCCCGGCGGGCGGCAAGCCTGCGGCCCCCCGCAAGCCTTCCGCACCGCGTGGTGGCCCCAAGAGCCGCTGA